In Lacinutrix sp. Bg11-31, the DNA window AAAATGGAATTACAGTAGTCTCTATTGAAGAAATGCAGACATTAATAGACCTAGAAAATGTGCAATTAGTAGATGTAAGAACTCCAGCAGAGCATAAAGCAGGGCATATTTCGAATTCTCAAAATATAGATTTTAATTCACCTACTTTTGAAGATGATATTACTAAATTAGATAAAGAAAAACCTGTAATATTATATTGTCAAAGAGGAGCTAGAAGCGCTAAGTGCGCTGATAAACTGTTGCAAGCTGGCTTTAAAAAAATATACGATTTAAAAGGCGGTTTTTCAGAATGGGAACATGTAGACTTAGATATTAAACTTTAAGTTTCTTTTTAAAGACTTGTGAGGTCCTAAAATAGCGATACAGAATTAATAAATTAAAGGTAGTGATTTTTTATCACTGCCTTTTTTATTAAAAAACAAAATTTCACTAAAAGGAAACCAAAAGAAATTATTAATAATGCGAAGCATTTTTGGGTTAATTCCCATGGTGCTTTTCTTTTTGTCCTTAAAATATATAGCTATGGGAACAGCAGTTTCAATACGTTATATAGCTCCAGTTTTTGCAACTTTTTTTGCTATTTATTTTCTTAAAGAGAAAGTTAAACCTATTCAATGGTTGTTTTTTGGTCTCGCCTTTTTAGGAGTCATACGTTTTATCGTCTTTCTAGTGTTTTTAATGTGAAATAATTTTAAATAAACCCATGGTTTTTTCTTCTTGATGTTATAGCTGTGTATAAACTTATCTTATTCTTTCCACAGAGAACAAATTAGTCTACATGAACATTGTTACCCATTAGGTTATTGCCGCTTGAAAATATAGATTTTCGTGCTTTTTAGCATAAATAAACGCGCTGTTTTTTGGTAATGACATAATAACTCACATGTAACTAGCTAATATATATGGTTGTTGTGGTTAAAATAAAATGCCCATTAAATACAGAATTAAAAAATGAAACGCATTTATGTTCCGTGATTCTTCTTATGTATTTAGAAAATGTGTTGTTTTGAAACTAAAATCTTTAATAGTATTTTGGTCAGTCAAAAAATGAATTTAAATAGAGTTTACTTTTTTCTAAAACAATATCAATGTAAGAATAGTATCAATGTATTGCGATAGGCTAAAAAAACCTCAGACAAATTCATAAAAATTCTATAAATTGGGCGATATAGATTAAAAAAGTAAAGAAAGATTAAACATTACGTTTAAATATTTTTTGCATAAAAGCACTAAAAAATAACATATATGGTATCCTTAAGCACTTTAGATTATGCATTAATAATAATATTCTTTGTGATAACACTATCCATTGGTATCTATGTTTCAAAAAAATCAGGAAAGAGCTCTTCAGAGTTTTTTCTTTCAGGTCGCACAATGCCTTGGTGGTTGTTAGGCGTATCTATGGTTGCTACAACGTTTTCTACAGATACACCTAATCTAGTTACAGATATTGTTAGAACTAATGGTGTTTCTGGTAATTGGGTATGGTGGGC includes these proteins:
- a CDS encoding rhodanese-like domain-containing protein; translation: MKKSTIVIVLVLMISVFSCSTKTKNGITVVSIEEMQTLIDLENVQLVDVRTPAEHKAGHISNSQNIDFNSPTFEDDITKLDKEKPVILYCQRGARSAKCADKLLQAGFKKIYDLKGGFSEWEHVDLDIKL
- a CDS encoding EamA family transporter, encoding MPFLLKNKISLKGNQKKLLIMRSIFGLIPMVLFFLSLKYIAMGTAVSIRYIAPVFATFFAIYFLKEKVKPIQWLFFGLAFLGVIRFIVFLVFLM